Part of the Toxotes jaculatrix isolate fToxJac2 chromosome 1, fToxJac2.pri, whole genome shotgun sequence genome, TTAAGCAAATTTTCAAATGCATCACAGTTAAATTAAGGCTATTTAAACGCATTACACTGCTGCAGTCTGTGATCAAAATAGCAGATAGCAGAAAATTTTGCTAGTGTGTTCACATCCTCTAAATCTGGTTGGGGATTTATGGCAATTTATGTCAAATGGACCAAATCTATTTGGCAATGAAAtagaataggaaaaaaaaaaacttttagagTGATTCAGATGTTACAGATTTCTTGAGGACTGGATGTAATTTGTAGgaaaagttgtgaaaaaaagGCGTTtcgcaaaaacaaaaagaatcaaAATTGTGGTAAAACACGGTGGCGTATGTGGATACataaatgtttgaattttcAATTTCACTACTATGCCTCATGGGCCACAAATTATCAGGGTTGTATAAATTGTATAAATGACCACATGGTGGCGCTACCTGCAAAAAAAACTAACCAGTTCTCCTTTGGCCCATGGCCTcagataaaatttttttttacatgactaACAAGCAGACAAACCGGTCTGACAACATGACCTTCTTGGAGGAGATAATACTGATAGGTGgttgtgaaaataaaatgtactgaACACTTGAATTTTAATGGATAAACTGTACATATAGTCTGTggtttaaaagagaaaaaaaatgcagtctaaTGCTAAGAATCACTTCAAGGGCTGAAGGCTCTCGGGACACACAGAccaggaggtgtgtgtgaatttaacAAGGCACGTAGGTGTGAAAAGGTATGAACAAAATACTTTTCTAGTGAAATGCTTTACGATGCTACGATTCAGCAGTGATTTATTTTAGGTTTTGCTGTTGCATTTATTCATATATTGTTATGTTCATTAGCTGTCACTTCAGAAGTCTATGGTTAATATAACTGAGGTCCTCTCGTAATAAATccagaaatatataaaaaaaaaaaaaaacctaaactcTTCTTAAGGTGTTTTAAGGTTACTCCAGAATTAATACTTCTTGGGCTTTAtattacttattacttattacttattGCTATTACTGTTCAGTCTTTTCAGCTGTGTCAGCCTTGGTATCTGATGAGGCTGTTTTAGATTTTGGAGCCACTGATGGTCTCGGTCTCCTATTGGACTGTCCAGACCTTTTGTCTCCCCGTTGACTCTTGGCCAGCTCAGCCTGCAGACTGTGACCATTCAGAGTGAGACCCTGCAGAGCCTCCAGGGCCTGCTCTGCAGCCTGAGGGTCACTGTAATCAAGGAAGGCCCTGTGTTGAGCTCCCTGCCAGGTGAGCCTCAGCGGagcagcctccctctctctgagggCCATTTTGAGCTCACTAACACGCAGCCCAGCAGGGATTCCTCCCAGGTAAACTGTGGTCACATTCAGAGGGAGCTTACGCTGAGACATGACTTCACTTCCCCTTTCCTCTGGGCCCTTCTCCTTCAGGTTCCCTGcactttttccctttcctctctcGTTGATTTCTCTCTCATTTACCCCCCTGCTGCCATCTCCTCTGCTTGTTTTCCTCACTCTAGCTGGGCGCAGTCTGGCTTTCtgttctccctcttctctgttcTCCTGTTTGGAGTCCTGTGTGGATTCTCCCTCGGCATCCTGCTGCGTGCTCTGCCTTGGCCTCCGTCTGGTTTGCCTTTTGGGTTGACCGGTCTGCAGACCAggctctgctgcagcaggcaCCACCCCCAGTGTTACATCCTTTCCGGCTTGCTCCTCCAGAGCACGCAGCTTCTTCAGGATGGGGATcttctccagcttctctgtGTCCAGCTGAAGACACAAAACCAGACGGGCTCAGTAAGGCTGAAAGGGGAGGGGTGTCacatacagaaaacaaataGCTCTGCCCAGAGCCGCGACAGCATACCTACGGATGAGTTAAATTAATaacaaaactgacaaattaATTGGTATGAGCCCATCCTGCTCAAAGTTCATGCTATAGTAATAACTATCTTTATGGCAGCTGGACATTTCATTTCCCAAgcagttaaaaataaagactTCTCTTG contains:
- the mthfsd gene encoding methenyltetrahydrofolate synthase domain-containing protein isoform X1, with protein sequence MEPAIKLNPGASKWDIRQKVWDYIEEKNLANFPRPVHNRIPNFKGAFTACARVSDLQVFTQTAEVKVDPDKPLEGARLAVLQAQKTLLVPTPRLRTGLFNRITPPQGANKEQLRICSSSQGVKDFSVPVGLDAKVKVDLVVVGSVAVSGKGFRIGKGEGYADMEYGMMASMGAVNESTVVVTVVHDCQVVDIPEELIESHDLTVDYILTPTRVIETNCQVPKPQGIVWTKLDTEKLEKIPILKKLRALEEQAGKDVTLGVVPAAAEPGLQTGQPKRQTRRRPRQSTQQDAEGESTQDSKQENREEGEQKARLRPARVRKTSRGDGSRGVNEREINERGKGKSAGNLKEKGPEERGSEVMSQRKLPLNVTTVYLGGIPAGLRVSELKMALREREAAPLRLTWQGAQHRAFLDYSDPQAAEQALEALQGLTLNGHSLQAELAKSQRGDKRSGQSNRRPRPSVAPKSKTASSDTKADTAEKTEQ
- the mthfsd gene encoding methenyltetrahydrofolate synthase domain-containing protein isoform X2 — protein: MEPAIKLNPGASKWDIRQKVWDYIEEKNLANFPRPVHNRIPNFKGAIQACSRLADLQEFKSSQTVKVNPDRPQQQARFITLEAQKTLLVPTPRLRTGLFNRITPPQGANKEQLRICSSSQGVKDFSVPVGLDAKVKVDLVVVGSVAVSGKGFRIGKGEGYADMEYGMMASMGAVNESTVVVTVVHDCQVVDIPEELIESHDLTVDYILTPTRVIETNCQVPKPQGIVWTKLDTEKLEKIPILKKLRALEEQAGKDVTLGVVPAAAEPGLQTGQPKRQTRRRPRQSTQQDAEGESTQDSKQENREEGEQKARLRPARVRKTSRGDGSRGVNEREINERGKGKSAGNLKEKGPEERGSEVMSQRKLPLNVTTVYLGGIPAGLRVSELKMALREREAAPLRLTWQGAQHRAFLDYSDPQAAEQALEALQGLTLNGHSLQAELAKSQRGDKRSGQSNRRPRPSVAPKSKTASSDTKADTAEKTEQ